ATATGTATAGGTTTTATACTTAATGGATAAAAGTtggataaatatatttaatcggCTTGATCCTTTGTATGAGAATGGAGCCAAAGTGTTTCTTCATTTTGCATCATTAGATAGGTCAGGTGCATCTGCAATATTGTGTCCATGTCGAAAGTGTCGTAATATGAAATTTGTTCGAAAAGATATGATTGTTGAACATATTGTGGTTAATGTATTTCTAACTAGTTACACTAGTTAGATTTATCATGGCGAGGAgctattttcataaaaattggtCAATCACTAGATAAAGGTGATGAGATGCAAGACATGTTACATGAAACATTTGGAATTCCTCCTACATTTTTTGTTGATATGGACACTAGTGCTGAAGGATTTGATGGGTCAATTCAACATTGCACGGGTTTTAATAAGAAGACTGAAGAATTCTTTCGCTTACTGAAAGAAGCTGGACGTGAATTATATCCAGGAAGCAAGTATTCACTACTTTCGTTCCTTGTTCTTCTATTACACTTAAAGTGTCTTAATGGAAGGAGTAACAAATCATTTTTCATGCTATTAGAGTTGTTAAAAGATGTGCTTCCAGAAGGTGAAAAATAGCCCAAGTCCTTTTATGattcaaagaaaattattatagaTTTAGGACTtgagtaaaaaaaatacatgcatGTCTAAATGATTGTATGATTTATTGGAACGAGACAAAAGATAGAACGTCTTGTAAGTTTTGCAAAAGCTCCAAGATACGAAAAGTTCAAAGGTAGATCAGTTATCTCTTGTTCTGAAACaccaaaaatttcatcaaatgtttttatatattttccatTTGTACCACGACTTCAAAGACTATTTATGTCGGCTAAAACATCTACGCAAATGAGATGGCATGGTGAAGGTCGCACTAGAGATGGGGTAATGCGACATCCTGCAGACAGTACTGCTTGGAGGAAATTTGATGAAGCACATTCATATTTTGCTCGAGCTCCTCGAAATATTAGACTTGGATTGGCTTCAGATGGCTTTAGTCCATTTAAGTCTATGTCTATCTCACATAGCACATGGCCTATTATCTTGATTCCATATAATTTTCCACCATGGTTGTGCATGAAACAACCATATGATATTATCAACTGTTATTGATGGTCCTCATGCACCAGGTAATGATATTTATGTCTATCTACAACCCTTAATTGATGATTTAAACCATTGTGGGTTGGTGTTGCCACTTATGACATATCAAACAATCACATGTTTCAAATGTGTGCAACATTGCTTTGGAAAATTAGTGATTTTCCAGGGTTACTTAACTTATCAGGATATGGTGTGAAAACTAGATATGGTTGTCCATGTTGTCTTACCACAACTAAATCTACCAAATTGATAAATGGGCGAAAATATTGTCTCATGTCTCATAGGCGATGGTTATCTCATAGACACAAGTTTCGAGAAGATAAAGTTGCATTCAATGGCCTTGTGGATTAAGATGGAGCACCTAAACGGTTGACGAGAATTGAGATTCTTCAGAAATTGAATAATGTTAAAAACAAGTTTCGTAAAGATCTATTTGCTAAATCTCGTAAAAGAAAATGCGATGATGTTGATAATTCGGTGCAACATATGTGGAACAAAAAGagcatattattttaattggtaTACTGGAAAGACAATATGATTCTTCATAATCTTGATCAGATGCATATTGAAAAGAATGTATTTGACAATATATTTTGGACATTACTGAATATTGATGGAAAAGGAAAAGATAATTTGAACTGCCGCTTAGATTTACAAGAGATGGCGATCAAAAAGCTTTGAATCCTAAGAAAAAGGCTAATGGAAAATATTATCTCCCTCCTGCATGTTTCGCATTGAGTAACACATAAAAATACATCCTCTTACAAGTGCTAAAAGATGTGAAAGTGCCAGATGGATATGCTTCAAATATCTCAAGTTGTGTTGATCTCAAGAAACGCACAATTCACGGGTTGAAGAGTCATGACTGCCACAATTTAATGCAACAACTCCTTTCTATTGCCTTGCCGAATCTCTTGCCAGTGAATTTACTTACGCCATTGATTGAATTCAGTAATTTCTTTAGGCACATTTGTTCAAAAGAATTGAAGATAGGTGACTTAGAAAAACTCCAAGATTGCGTTGCAATAACTCTATGTCATTTGGAGAGAATATTTCCTCCATCTTTCTTTGATATCATGGAACATCTACTTATCCATTTATCAGAAGAAGCAATGTTGGGAGGACCTTCACAATATTGCTCTATGTGGTTTATCGAAAGGtatcattttgttttttgtCATCACACATACAAAAACTTGTATTTGTGTTCTAAAAATTGTCTATTTGACGTTCTTGCTTTGTCTTAAAAACTACGTAAGGAATAGATGTTATATAGAAGGTGTGATTGCAAAGGGACGTTGGATAGACGAGTTAATGAAGTTTTTCTCATGGTATTTAGATGACGTCGGGAATAAATCTAATCCATCtttaataaatgattttttatctaATGAAATGACTGACCCAGAGGGTCATCGATCATGTAGAGAGAAAGGATTTAAGCTTAATGACATTACACGTGCTGAAGCCCAcataaatgttttatttaacTCTACCTCTATAAATTCATATTGTGGGTAAGTATTAGATCATAatataattagaaattaattattaaataattttatttcagtttttatTAAATAGCTATGTGTTATACTTCTGTAGTGACCATataaaagaaatcaagaaagaaaATCCTCGTCTATCAAGATATAATGTGGATTGAATTCATAATGAATGATTTCAAATATGGTTTAGAAATCATGTAAATATCAACTagctaaaatattttctcatttattaCTATATTGgtaattataacttttagatCACATCTTTATTTTTGAATGCTAGGTCGAGAAGAAGCATATGGTTGGTGAAATAATATTTGAGGATATTCAAACTTTATTTATTGTCCCATTAATACAAACAAAAAGAATGACTTGTTATATATGTGATGGAGTTAGACACTAACAGAGTCTCGTGATGTTAAGAGAAACTCAAAATAATGGTATTATGTTAAAGGTTGTACCTTAAAGTTATGCAAGCATAAAAGATAGAAAATCCCATATTGGCAGAGGCTTCTTTTTATGGAATCCTCACAGACATAATTGAGTTATATTATTCCAAGAATCTCACGTTTGTATTGTTTGAATGTAAATGGGTGAACAATAAGAAGGGGCTTATTAAGAAAGATTATTatgtgttaaagaatgacaaaagtcccatatcggcggttaatgagatgggtggactccttataaggcttggtcaatcctcctccctttgatctagcttttggggtgtgagttaggcctaacaCCTAattttacatggtatcagagcagggccCATCTCACCCGATGTTTAGgccccccaaaatcaaaattgcccacgcaccagatgctaagcatTGAGCATGAGGTGGGGTGtgaaagaatgacaaaagtcccacatctgTGATTAATGAGATTGGTGGACTCCTCATAAGGCTTGGGAAATCCTCCTCCCTCTGaactagcttttggggtgtgagttagacctaagacctaatttcacattattaaTTTACTCTTGTGAATTTTAATCATCTACTCTATACAAAACATCAGTTATCAGATAAACCATTCATCTTTGCTTCTCAAGCTCAACAAGTGTTTTATGTCGATCATCCTATGGAAATGGAGTGGCAAATGGTTGTTAAAGTAAAGACAAGAGGTTTATGATTAAGGTGATGACACAACAACAATTGATCATAAGGAAAGACATATGGAGTTGTGGCCTGAATAACAATTGGATGACACAACATTTGAAACTGAAGAAGACATTGAATGAGTTAGAGAAGGAGTACCAGGATTAGAAATTGACCCAGAAACTTTGGAAAGTAATGAAGCATATGATGAAGATGAGAACATATCTTAGTTTTTGTTACTATAGTAGTATAATCTCTATTTCAGTACAATTGATTGTTGAACAATAGTGACTTTGATGTTTTTACTCTTCATTCTACTTTTAAAAtctcatatgtttatatgtattattattttacttgatagttagttattattttataccTGTGTATAGTTATTTGGAAGGATTCATAGCTACTAAGGAACATCGTTGATATGACAAGAAAAAGACAGAGAAATTCTAGTCAAGGTGAGCTTTTATATGATTCTTCGAagcaacaaaaacaaataatcaGAAGTATGTCAATGCCTCAACCACCCCAAAATTTGCCACAAAATGAAAGAGCTGAACTTCATGATACAAAAAATCTTCTATGTATTTAATATCATGATATTTATTCTTCCTTTCATAGTATAAAGTAGttagataatttttataaaaataataaatttgtctCTTTTTATCTTTGATTATTTATAGATTCTGAGCAGCAAAAACAACAAATCGAAAGTATGCCAATGCCTCAACCGccccaaaattggccacaaaatgAAAGAGATGAATCCTATGATGCAAAAAATCTTCGAGgtattaaataacataaaatatattcttaCTTTCATAGTATCAAGTAGTtggataatttttatataaataatgaatttgcctctttttgtctttgattATTTATAGATTTTGAGAAACAAAAGCAACAAATCGGAAGAATGTCAATGCCTCAATGCCCAAAAATTGGCCATAAAATGAAACAGTTGAAtcacatgataaaaaaaaatcttccagGTATTAAATCTCATGATatttattctttctttcataGTATAAAATAgttagataattttatataaataataaatttacctCTTTTTATCTTTGATTATTTATAGATTCTAATGAGAGTGAAGAGCAATCTAAGCAAACTAGGGGTCCCACTATGATGCACTCGGGATGGGGGAAATACGGTGAAAATTTACatattgaattgaatgaacaCGGTCAAGTTACTGAGTCAGAAGGAAATAGGATGAGTTCAAAACATGGTGTGCTAGCACGAAATGACATCTTAGCGTCACTGAATTATAAAGATTGGAGGCTTGTACCTATTAtgtacaaggatagaatatgggcTCATATCAAGGTTCTTAGTATACACAAAACCTATATACTAAGATGTTtctgtttttatatttaattttataaatgaattGTGTATTAAATATATGTACAGGAAAATACTAACGCAGCTGATGACATGAAGCGCATACTGATGATGTCATTTGGATCAAAATAGAAAGAATCAAAGTATGAAGCAAAAAACATTGGATATGCCCCATACAACAATGATATTGAGCGTTTAGCTCATCGTCCAGATAGAGTTGAAGAACATCAGTGgcgttcattagttcattattgGAGATCAAAAGAAGCAAAGTTATGTGCTAGGTTTCTACTTATGCATTTGCTCTACTAAATGAGAATTTCATACAGGttgtcataaattattaatgtcGTGTTTTCCCTGATTATACTTCTTATTGTAGAACAGTTAGAAGTTCTTTCTGATTTGTCCCTTTCTTCTAATTGGCTGAAATAATGTTGTTGTACATTCCCAGTTTGCCAACCTGCACAAAATGTTCTTGTATAGAGATTGATTGCACTTTGGCAAACGCAACTATgctgtttttttatatttttttcttggatatttcttttatatattcaaGATTGCACATGTACTCTTATATATTACTAGTAAAAATACCCTCGCATTGCGCGGGAGtttaatattacaaaatttgtaaaataataCTTCAACTATATCGGTCATTAAACCTAAAACTCTATATTCTCTTACGCACAAGATTATGTAGTAAGAACCATTAACGATGTAAAGGAACATAAATAATTGTTGCATCTTAtaatttatccttaataatGTAAGCATAAACTAATGACTGTAAAAATACATACAAGGATCTGTAAGATAAGCAATGATGCCTGTTAGCCACTCAACAGGAGCAaggtacataaatatttatttatgaagaagaagaggtttagaattttcatttttctaaaatggGAGGAAAACTCTCTATTTATTGTGTGAACAAAGGATAGTGTTGAAGAatatttattgtgtcttatcggAAATATTACAACTAATTGGAAAAGTTGCAACGATTCGGTAATGTCACAACCTTTCagaaaagtcgcaactcttcattaaagtcgcaactcttcattaaagtcgcaacttttaataaaagtcgcaacagtttaaagtcacaactctttaaaAAGAGAATGCTTGTTTGTGGTGGCGCCACGTAGACCTGCCTAAGgttctattttatataattatatgattgtttttaaatttctagGAAAAGAGTGAGAGAAACAAACAAAGTCAAAAATATTGACTATGCCACACACATCAGGGAGAAAAAGTCATTCTCAAATTATAGACGATGTATGAactaatcattatttaatttttgtaatttatatattaaataatacttATTGTGAATGTTTAATGTCAGTCCCTTTCTATTCAAacaaatgatgaagatgaatAATAGTGTAAAGACAACTCGTATTGAGGTATTCAATTCACATTAGAACGAATAAAGAACCAGGTAATGAGATAGGTGGTGAAGTTATGGTAAGCTCTtactctttaaaaatatattggtactttatttttattacaattttttaagaaaacttCTCATTACTTTACCTTTCtttcaaaaagaaacaaatggaTGATCTTGCCGAGGTGTATCCTGAGTTTAACGTCCCTGGAAGTGCTCCTAATGATATGTACTCCCATGTAATGGATCAGACACTCATAAGAATTGTTCGTACTCTAGGAAATGGAGCATCTCCTATCTTAGTATATGGCCCCGTATATAAACGATCTTAGGCTGAAAAACGAGATTTTGATGCAAGAGTTGAGATAGAAGTTCAAAAAGCTACCTCAGCTATGAAAATTTAGATGACCGAGAAGATGTATGAAGCAAAAAAAGAGATGGAATGGATGGATAAAAAGTTGTTAGAGGCGAAAGAGGAAGCAAAAGAGATTAACGAAGCGATTGAGAGAAAATTATCAGAAGCAAAAAGGGATATGGAAGAAATTATAGCGGATAAAGTGAAGGATGGAATACAAGCATATCTAGAGTCTTTTgggaattaattaatattgatgcAATTTTAAATCAAAGAAGGTGAAATAATTGTGTTGCCCACCAAAAAAGCACTTTTTTAGATGAAAAGATAGTTTCTCTTAATTATAATAGCCTTCCTCTTTTGCAATATGTTCCTGATAACCAACATAAAGATTGTCAACAACATCATCACTTGTTCCAGGTGTTCACACAAGAGAGGTTAgagaaaattcattaaaattctaaatttaatttaatttgcgTAAATCCTGACATTTATATGATCACAAGATCAACTAATTCCTCTTTCTTGTTTAATATGGATTAATCGACAAACTTGTTACTTTTGATCATGTAATAGTTTTTAGTTGGATTTGAAGTTGTAGTTTTAGAA
This DNA window, taken from Solanum lycopersicum chromosome 5, SLM_r2.1, encodes the following:
- the LOC109120321 gene encoding uncharacterized protein, which codes for MTRKRQRNSSQDSEQQKQQIESMPMPQPPQNWPQNERDESYDAKNLRDFEKQKQQIGRMSMPQCPKIGHKMKQLNHMIKKNLPDSNESEEQSKQTRGPTMMHSGWGKYGENLHIELNEHGQVTESEGNRMSSKHGVLARNDILASLNYKDWRLVPIMYKDRIWAHIKENTNAADDMKRILMMSFGSK